A single window of Danio rerio strain Tuebingen ecotype United States chromosome 15, GRCz12tu, whole genome shotgun sequence DNA harbors:
- the LOC103908855 gene encoding uncharacterized protein isoform X1, with amino-acid sequence MTLATCFASQKADNMSTVFFTRDNLIMPVFVNNNYQSETTASPTPRTMTRSPTENPEKGRKGKRVSAFFKRVWKAAKRPFLSCDRSRVVPFKPQSENDNFEHLPVPGPSRIVAGHADPEPVWLPGQVCEDPQSFSVPGPSKIKQTGDVPNADRARPESSTALTGHVDPEQMRLPVQACDSLESLAVPGPSRIKSTTIADHVDPEQMRPPVQVCEDCQLLSVPGPTRIKQTGDVSNADPARPESSTALTGHVDPEQMRLPVQACDSLESLAVPGPSRIKSTTIADHVDPEQMRPPVQVCEDPQPLSVPGPSRIKQTGHVPNADPARPESLTALTGHVDTEQIRPPVQVCNSLESLAVPGPSRFKTTTIADHVEPEQMRPPVQVCEDPQLLSVPGPSNIKKTTDADSVSPESPSSVQDPSKIDGTDEKPKKGRKGKRVSAFFKRVWKAAKLPFLHFTPQPELEPDPDLESVCLPGQLSEEASGLTRGFDLSQFEVGDMIGDGTFGEVYVASHKRSKSVKVALKCMVKSQEDRYLDVDGHSTPVLAEVAMMLRLMNAPRCPNIIRLHDWVELENNFVLILEYAESCQTLHQYIRDTVDIEENQARRLMRQLIRAVMFCAERGVFHGDIHTANILVTQPRLELKLIDFGCAQPITHKPFNRSDYRGAGNCMPPEALRCRVFHANPAYVWTLGITLYEIMHGRLAFNNRQSIMFGSIQIHPRLSTACVDLISQCLIRNPVKRLQLHQVEEHCWFNPTTPNPVKQLGKRRKN; translated from the exons ATGACTTTAGCAACTTGTTTTGCTTCTCAAAAAGCAGATAATATGTCAACTGTGTTTTTTACTCGAGATAATTTGATCATGCCTGTATTTGTCAACAATAATTATCAGAGTGAAACGACGGCTTCTCCAACACCTCGTACCATGACGAGAAGCCCAACAG AAAACCCTGAGAAAGGGAGGAAAGGGAAAAGAGTctctgctttctttaagagagTATGGAAGGCTGCAAAGCGCCCTTTCCTTAGCTGTGACCGGAGCAGAGTGGTTCCTTTTAAACCACAGTCAGAAAACGACAATTTCGAGCACCTGCCTGTTCCAGGTCCCTCCAGGATCGTCGCAGGACATGCAGACCCTGAGCCGGTGTGGCTGCCAGGCCAGGTCTGTGAAGATCCTCAGTCGTTCAGTGTTCCTGGCCCCTCCAAGATCAAGCAAACAGGAGATGTGCCGAATGCAGATCGAGCCCGTCCTGAGTCCTCAACGGCCCTCACAGGTCATGTTGACCCTGAGCAGATGCGTCTGCCAGTCCAAGCCTGCGACAGTCTCGAGTCGTTGGCTGTTCCAGGACCATCCAGGATCAAGTCAACGACTATCGCAGATCATGTTGACCCTGAgcagatgcgtccgccagtccaggtctgTGAAGATTGTCAGCTGTTGAGTGTTCCGGGTCCCACCAGGATCAAGCAAACAGGAGATGTGTCAAATGCAGATCCGGCCCGTCCTGAGTCCTCAACGGCCCTCACAGGTCATGTTGACCCTGAGCAGATGCGTCTGCCAGTCCAAGCCTGCGACAGTCTCGAGTCGTTGGCTGTTCCAGGACCATCCAGGATCAAGTCAACGACTATCGCAGATCATGTTGACCCTGAgcagatgcgtccgccagtccaggtctgtgaagatcctcagccgttgagtgttccgggcccctcCAGGATCAAGCAAACAGGACATGTGCCAAATGCAGATCCGGCCCGTCCTGAGTCCTTAACGGCCCTCACAGGTCATGTTGACACTGAGCAGATAcgtccgccagtccaggtctgCAACAGTCTCGAGTCGTTAGCTGTTCCAGGACCATCCAGGTTCAAGACAACGACCATCGCAGATCATGTTGAACCTGAgcagatgcgtccgccagtccaggtctgtgaagatcctcagctgttgagtgttccgggcccctcCAATATTAAGAAAACGACGGATGCAGATTCGGTCAGTCCTGAGTCGCCTTCGTCTGTTCAAGACCCCTCTAAAATTGATGGGACTGATG aaaaacccaagaaaggaaggaaagggaaaagagtctctgctttctttaagagagTATGGAAGGCTGCAAAGCTCCCTTTCCTGCATTTTACGCCACAGCCTGAGCTCGAGCCCGACCCAGACCTTGAGTCAGTATGTCTGCCAGGCCAGCTTTCTGAGGAGGCTTCTGGGCTCACTCGTG gaTTTGATCTGTCTCAGTTTGAAGTCGGAGACATGATTGGAGATGGAACTTTTGGCGAGGTGTATGTGGCATCTCACAAACGCAGTAAAAGTGTAAAG GTTGCCCTAAAGTGTATGGTGAAGAGTCAAGAGGACCGTTATCTGGACGTT GATGGTCATTCCACACCTGTGCTTGCAGAAGTGGCAATGATGCTTAGGTTGATGAATGCGCCGCGATGTCCAAACATCATCAGATTACACGACTGGGTTGAGCTTGAGAACAACTTTGTTCTCATTCTGGAGTACGCAGAGTCATGCCAGACCTTGCATCAGTACATCAGAGACACAGTGGACATTGAAGAAAACCAAGCACGGCGGTTAATGCGGCAGTTGATCCGAGCTGTAATGTTCTGCGCTGAGCGTGGAGTTTTCCATGGTGATATACACACGGCGAACATCCTGGTGACTCAACCCCGATTAGAGCTCAAATTGATCGACTTTGGTTGTGCTCAGCCAATAACCCACAAGCCTTTTAATAGAAGTGACTATCGAG GAGCTGGAAATTGCATGCCACCTGAGGCTTTAAGGTGTCGTGTATTCCATGCTAACCCCGCATACGTCTGGACACTTGGCATCACGCTGTATGAAATAATGCATGGACGATTGGCCTTTAATAACAGACAGTCAATCATGTTTGGCTCCATTCAGATACACCCCAGGTTATCCACAG CATGCGTGGACCTGATTTCCCAGTGTTTGATCCGTAATCCAGTGAAACGGCTACAGTTACATCAGGTTGAAGAGCACTGCTGGTTCAATCCAACGACCCCAAATCCTGTGAAGCAGTTAGGCAAGAGGAG aaaaaacTAA
- the LOC103908855 gene encoding uncharacterized protein isoform X3, translated as MTLATCFASQKADNMSTVFFTRDNLIMPVFVNNNYQSETTASPTPRTMTRSPTENPEKGRKGKRVSAFFKRVWKAAKRPFLSCDRSRVVPFKPQSENDNFEHLPVPGPSRIVAGHADPEPVWLPGQVCEDPQSFSVPGPSKIKQTGDVPNADRARPESSTALTGHVDPEQMRLPVQACDSLESLAVPGPSRIKSTTIADHVDPEQMRPPVQVCEDPQPLSVPGPSRIKQTGHVPNADPARPESLTALTGHVDTEQIRPPVQVCNSLESLAVPGPSRFKTTTIADHVEPEQMRPPVQVCEDPQLLSVPGPSNIKKTTDADSVSPESPSSVQDPSKIDGTDEKPKKGRKGKRVSAFFKRVWKAAKLPFLHFTPQPELEPDPDLESVCLPGQLSEEASGLTRGFDLSQFEVGDMIGDGTFGEVYVASHKRSKSVKVALKCMVKSQEDRYLDVDGHSTPVLAEVAMMLRLMNAPRCPNIIRLHDWVELENNFVLILEYAESCQTLHQYIRDTVDIEENQARRLMRQLIRAVMFCAERGVFHGDIHTANILVTQPRLELKLIDFGCAQPITHKPFNRSDYRGAGNCMPPEALRCRVFHANPAYVWTLGITLYEIMHGRLAFNNRQSIMFGSIQIHPRLSTACVDLISQCLIRNPVKRLQLHQVEEHCWFNPTTPNPVKQLGKRRKN; from the exons ATGACTTTAGCAACTTGTTTTGCTTCTCAAAAAGCAGATAATATGTCAACTGTGTTTTTTACTCGAGATAATTTGATCATGCCTGTATTTGTCAACAATAATTATCAGAGTGAAACGACGGCTTCTCCAACACCTCGTACCATGACGAGAAGCCCAACAG AAAACCCTGAGAAAGGGAGGAAAGGGAAAAGAGTctctgctttctttaagagagTATGGAAGGCTGCAAAGCGCCCTTTCCTTAGCTGTGACCGGAGCAGAGTGGTTCCTTTTAAACCACAGTCAGAAAACGACAATTTCGAGCACCTGCCTGTTCCAGGTCCCTCCAGGATCGTCGCAGGACATGCAGACCCTGAGCCGGTGTGGCTGCCAGGCCAGGTCTGTGAAGATCCTCAGTCGTTCAGTGTTCCTGGCCCCTCCAAGATCAAGCAAACAGGAGATGTGCCGAATGCAGATCGAGCCCGTCCTGAGTCCTCAACGGCCCTCACAGGTCATGTTGACCCTGAGCAGATGCGTCTGCCAGTCCAAGCCTGCGACAGTCTCGAGTCGTTGGCTGTTCCAGGACCATCCAGGATCAAGTCAACGACTATCGCAGATCATGTTGACCCTGAgcagatgcgtccgccagtccag gtctgtgaagatcctcagccgttgagtgttccgggcccctcCAGGATCAAGCAAACAGGACATGTGCCAAATGCAGATCCGGCCCGTCCTGAGTCCTTAACGGCCCTCACAGGTCATGTTGACACTGAGCAGATAcgtccgccagtccaggtctgCAACAGTCTCGAGTCGTTAGCTGTTCCAGGACCATCCAGGTTCAAGACAACGACCATCGCAGATCATGTTGAACCTGAgcagatgcgtccgccagtccaggtctgtgaagatcctcagctgttgagtgttccgggcccctcCAATATTAAGAAAACGACGGATGCAGATTCGGTCAGTCCTGAGTCGCCTTCGTCTGTTCAAGACCCCTCTAAAATTGATGGGACTGATG aaaaacccaagaaaggaaggaaagggaaaagagtctctgctttctttaagagagTATGGAAGGCTGCAAAGCTCCCTTTCCTGCATTTTACGCCACAGCCTGAGCTCGAGCCCGACCCAGACCTTGAGTCAGTATGTCTGCCAGGCCAGCTTTCTGAGGAGGCTTCTGGGCTCACTCGTG gaTTTGATCTGTCTCAGTTTGAAGTCGGAGACATGATTGGAGATGGAACTTTTGGCGAGGTGTATGTGGCATCTCACAAACGCAGTAAAAGTGTAAAG GTTGCCCTAAAGTGTATGGTGAAGAGTCAAGAGGACCGTTATCTGGACGTT GATGGTCATTCCACACCTGTGCTTGCAGAAGTGGCAATGATGCTTAGGTTGATGAATGCGCCGCGATGTCCAAACATCATCAGATTACACGACTGGGTTGAGCTTGAGAACAACTTTGTTCTCATTCTGGAGTACGCAGAGTCATGCCAGACCTTGCATCAGTACATCAGAGACACAGTGGACATTGAAGAAAACCAAGCACGGCGGTTAATGCGGCAGTTGATCCGAGCTGTAATGTTCTGCGCTGAGCGTGGAGTTTTCCATGGTGATATACACACGGCGAACATCCTGGTGACTCAACCCCGATTAGAGCTCAAATTGATCGACTTTGGTTGTGCTCAGCCAATAACCCACAAGCCTTTTAATAGAAGTGACTATCGAG GAGCTGGAAATTGCATGCCACCTGAGGCTTTAAGGTGTCGTGTATTCCATGCTAACCCCGCATACGTCTGGACACTTGGCATCACGCTGTATGAAATAATGCATGGACGATTGGCCTTTAATAACAGACAGTCAATCATGTTTGGCTCCATTCAGATACACCCCAGGTTATCCACAG CATGCGTGGACCTGATTTCCCAGTGTTTGATCCGTAATCCAGTGAAACGGCTACAGTTACATCAGGTTGAAGAGCACTGCTGGTTCAATCCAACGACCCCAAATCCTGTGAAGCAGTTAGGCAAGAGGAG aaaaaacTAA
- the LOC103908855 gene encoding uncharacterized protein isoform X2, protein MTLATCFASQKADNMSTVFFTRDNLIMPVFVNNNYQSETTASPTPRTMTRSPTENPEKGRKGKRVSAFFKRVWKAAKRPFLSCDRSRVVPFKPQSENDNFEHLPVPGPSRIVAGHADPEPVWLPGQVCEDPQSFSVPGPSKIKQTGDVPNADRARPESSTALTGHVDPEQMRLPVQACDSLESLAVPGPSRIKSTTIADHVDPEQMRPPVQVCEDCQLLSVPGPTRIKQTGDVSNADPARPESSTALTGHVDPEQMRLPVQACDSLESLAVPGPSRIKSTTIADHVDPEQMRPPVQVCEDPQPLSVPGPSRIKQTGHVPNADPARPESLTALTGHVDTEQIRPPVQVCNSLESLAVPGPSRFKTTTIADHVEPEQMRPPVQVCEDPQLLSVPGPSNIKKTTDADSVSPESPSSVQDPSKIDGTDEKPKKGRKGKRVSAFFKRVWKAAKLPFLHFTPQPELEPDPDLESVCLPGQLSEEASGLTRGFDLSQFEVGDMIGDGTFGEVYVASHKRSKSVKVALKCMVKSQEDRYLDVDGHSTPVLAEVAMMLRLMNAPRCPNIIRLHDWVELENNFVLILEYAESCQTLHQYIRDTVDIEENQARRLMRQLIRAVMFCAERGVFHGDIHTANILVTQPRLELKLIDFGCAQPITHKPFNRSDYRGAGNCMPPEALRCRVFHANPAYVWTLGITLYEIMHGRLAFNNRQSIMFGSIQIHPRLSTACVDLISQCLIRNPVKRLQLHQVEEHCWFNPTTPNPVKQLGKRR, encoded by the exons ATGACTTTAGCAACTTGTTTTGCTTCTCAAAAAGCAGATAATATGTCAACTGTGTTTTTTACTCGAGATAATTTGATCATGCCTGTATTTGTCAACAATAATTATCAGAGTGAAACGACGGCTTCTCCAACACCTCGTACCATGACGAGAAGCCCAACAG AAAACCCTGAGAAAGGGAGGAAAGGGAAAAGAGTctctgctttctttaagagagTATGGAAGGCTGCAAAGCGCCCTTTCCTTAGCTGTGACCGGAGCAGAGTGGTTCCTTTTAAACCACAGTCAGAAAACGACAATTTCGAGCACCTGCCTGTTCCAGGTCCCTCCAGGATCGTCGCAGGACATGCAGACCCTGAGCCGGTGTGGCTGCCAGGCCAGGTCTGTGAAGATCCTCAGTCGTTCAGTGTTCCTGGCCCCTCCAAGATCAAGCAAACAGGAGATGTGCCGAATGCAGATCGAGCCCGTCCTGAGTCCTCAACGGCCCTCACAGGTCATGTTGACCCTGAGCAGATGCGTCTGCCAGTCCAAGCCTGCGACAGTCTCGAGTCGTTGGCTGTTCCAGGACCATCCAGGATCAAGTCAACGACTATCGCAGATCATGTTGACCCTGAgcagatgcgtccgccagtccaggtctgTGAAGATTGTCAGCTGTTGAGTGTTCCGGGTCCCACCAGGATCAAGCAAACAGGAGATGTGTCAAATGCAGATCCGGCCCGTCCTGAGTCCTCAACGGCCCTCACAGGTCATGTTGACCCTGAGCAGATGCGTCTGCCAGTCCAAGCCTGCGACAGTCTCGAGTCGTTGGCTGTTCCAGGACCATCCAGGATCAAGTCAACGACTATCGCAGATCATGTTGACCCTGAgcagatgcgtccgccagtccaggtctgtgaagatcctcagccgttgagtgttccgggcccctcCAGGATCAAGCAAACAGGACATGTGCCAAATGCAGATCCGGCCCGTCCTGAGTCCTTAACGGCCCTCACAGGTCATGTTGACACTGAGCAGATAcgtccgccagtccaggtctgCAACAGTCTCGAGTCGTTAGCTGTTCCAGGACCATCCAGGTTCAAGACAACGACCATCGCAGATCATGTTGAACCTGAgcagatgcgtccgccagtccaggtctgtgaagatcctcagctgttgagtgttccgggcccctcCAATATTAAGAAAACGACGGATGCAGATTCGGTCAGTCCTGAGTCGCCTTCGTCTGTTCAAGACCCCTCTAAAATTGATGGGACTGATG aaaaacccaagaaaggaaggaaagggaaaagagtctctgctttctttaagagagTATGGAAGGCTGCAAAGCTCCCTTTCCTGCATTTTACGCCACAGCCTGAGCTCGAGCCCGACCCAGACCTTGAGTCAGTATGTCTGCCAGGCCAGCTTTCTGAGGAGGCTTCTGGGCTCACTCGTG gaTTTGATCTGTCTCAGTTTGAAGTCGGAGACATGATTGGAGATGGAACTTTTGGCGAGGTGTATGTGGCATCTCACAAACGCAGTAAAAGTGTAAAG GTTGCCCTAAAGTGTATGGTGAAGAGTCAAGAGGACCGTTATCTGGACGTT GATGGTCATTCCACACCTGTGCTTGCAGAAGTGGCAATGATGCTTAGGTTGATGAATGCGCCGCGATGTCCAAACATCATCAGATTACACGACTGGGTTGAGCTTGAGAACAACTTTGTTCTCATTCTGGAGTACGCAGAGTCATGCCAGACCTTGCATCAGTACATCAGAGACACAGTGGACATTGAAGAAAACCAAGCACGGCGGTTAATGCGGCAGTTGATCCGAGCTGTAATGTTCTGCGCTGAGCGTGGAGTTTTCCATGGTGATATACACACGGCGAACATCCTGGTGACTCAACCCCGATTAGAGCTCAAATTGATCGACTTTGGTTGTGCTCAGCCAATAACCCACAAGCCTTTTAATAGAAGTGACTATCGAG GAGCTGGAAATTGCATGCCACCTGAGGCTTTAAGGTGTCGTGTATTCCATGCTAACCCCGCATACGTCTGGACACTTGGCATCACGCTGTATGAAATAATGCATGGACGATTGGCCTTTAATAACAGACAGTCAATCATGTTTGGCTCCATTCAGATACACCCCAGGTTATCCACAG CATGCGTGGACCTGATTTCCCAGTGTTTGATCCGTAATCCAGTGAAACGGCTACAGTTACATCAGGTTGAAGAGCACTGCTGGTTCAATCCAACGACCCCAAATCCTGTGAAGCAGTTAGGCAAGAGGAGGTAG
- the LOC103908855 gene encoding uncharacterized protein isoform X4, with the protein MTLATCFASQKADNMSTVFFTRDNLIMPVFVNNNYQSETTASPTPRTMTRSPTENPEKGRKGKRVSAFFKRVWKAAKRPFLSCDRSRVVPFKPQSENDNFEHLPVPGPSRIVAGHADPEPVWLPGQVCEDPQSFSVPGPSKIKQTGDVPNADRARPESSTALTGHVDPEQMRLPVQACDSLESLAVPGPSRIKSTTIADHVDPEQMRPPVQVCEDPQPLSVPGPSRIKQTGHVPNADPARPESLTALTGHVDTEQIRPPVQVCNSLESLAVPGPSRFKTTTIADHVEPEQMRPPVQVCEDPQLLSVPGPSNIKKTTDADSVSPESPSSVQDPSKIDGTDEKPKKGRKGKRVSAFFKRVWKAAKLPFLHFTPQPELEPDPDLESVCLPGQLSEEASGLTRGFDLSQFEVGDMIGDGTFGEVYVASHKRSKSVKVALKCMVKSQEDRYLDVDGHSTPVLAEVAMMLRLMNAPRCPNIIRLHDWVELENNFVLILEYAESCQTLHQYIRDTVDIEENQARRLMRQLIRAVMFCAERGVFHGDIHTANILVTQPRLELKLIDFGCAQPITHKPFNRSDYRGAGNCMPPEALRCRVFHANPAYVWTLGITLYEIMHGRLAFNNRQSIMFGSIQIHPRLSTACVDLISQCLIRNPVKRLQLHQVEEHCWFNPTTPNPVKQLGKRR; encoded by the exons ATGACTTTAGCAACTTGTTTTGCTTCTCAAAAAGCAGATAATATGTCAACTGTGTTTTTTACTCGAGATAATTTGATCATGCCTGTATTTGTCAACAATAATTATCAGAGTGAAACGACGGCTTCTCCAACACCTCGTACCATGACGAGAAGCCCAACAG AAAACCCTGAGAAAGGGAGGAAAGGGAAAAGAGTctctgctttctttaagagagTATGGAAGGCTGCAAAGCGCCCTTTCCTTAGCTGTGACCGGAGCAGAGTGGTTCCTTTTAAACCACAGTCAGAAAACGACAATTTCGAGCACCTGCCTGTTCCAGGTCCCTCCAGGATCGTCGCAGGACATGCAGACCCTGAGCCGGTGTGGCTGCCAGGCCAGGTCTGTGAAGATCCTCAGTCGTTCAGTGTTCCTGGCCCCTCCAAGATCAAGCAAACAGGAGATGTGCCGAATGCAGATCGAGCCCGTCCTGAGTCCTCAACGGCCCTCACAGGTCATGTTGACCCTGAGCAGATGCGTCTGCCAGTCCAAGCCTGCGACAGTCTCGAGTCGTTGGCTGTTCCAGGACCATCCAGGATCAAGTCAACGACTATCGCAGATCATGTTGACCCTGAgcagatgcgtccgccagtccag gtctgtgaagatcctcagccgttgagtgttccgggcccctcCAGGATCAAGCAAACAGGACATGTGCCAAATGCAGATCCGGCCCGTCCTGAGTCCTTAACGGCCCTCACAGGTCATGTTGACACTGAGCAGATAcgtccgccagtccaggtctgCAACAGTCTCGAGTCGTTAGCTGTTCCAGGACCATCCAGGTTCAAGACAACGACCATCGCAGATCATGTTGAACCTGAgcagatgcgtccgccagtccaggtctgtgaagatcctcagctgttgagtgttccgggcccctcCAATATTAAGAAAACGACGGATGCAGATTCGGTCAGTCCTGAGTCGCCTTCGTCTGTTCAAGACCCCTCTAAAATTGATGGGACTGATG aaaaacccaagaaaggaaggaaagggaaaagagtctctgctttctttaagagagTATGGAAGGCTGCAAAGCTCCCTTTCCTGCATTTTACGCCACAGCCTGAGCTCGAGCCCGACCCAGACCTTGAGTCAGTATGTCTGCCAGGCCAGCTTTCTGAGGAGGCTTCTGGGCTCACTCGTG gaTTTGATCTGTCTCAGTTTGAAGTCGGAGACATGATTGGAGATGGAACTTTTGGCGAGGTGTATGTGGCATCTCACAAACGCAGTAAAAGTGTAAAG GTTGCCCTAAAGTGTATGGTGAAGAGTCAAGAGGACCGTTATCTGGACGTT GATGGTCATTCCACACCTGTGCTTGCAGAAGTGGCAATGATGCTTAGGTTGATGAATGCGCCGCGATGTCCAAACATCATCAGATTACACGACTGGGTTGAGCTTGAGAACAACTTTGTTCTCATTCTGGAGTACGCAGAGTCATGCCAGACCTTGCATCAGTACATCAGAGACACAGTGGACATTGAAGAAAACCAAGCACGGCGGTTAATGCGGCAGTTGATCCGAGCTGTAATGTTCTGCGCTGAGCGTGGAGTTTTCCATGGTGATATACACACGGCGAACATCCTGGTGACTCAACCCCGATTAGAGCTCAAATTGATCGACTTTGGTTGTGCTCAGCCAATAACCCACAAGCCTTTTAATAGAAGTGACTATCGAG GAGCTGGAAATTGCATGCCACCTGAGGCTTTAAGGTGTCGTGTATTCCATGCTAACCCCGCATACGTCTGGACACTTGGCATCACGCTGTATGAAATAATGCATGGACGATTGGCCTTTAATAACAGACAGTCAATCATGTTTGGCTCCATTCAGATACACCCCAGGTTATCCACAG CATGCGTGGACCTGATTTCCCAGTGTTTGATCCGTAATCCAGTGAAACGGCTACAGTTACATCAGGTTGAAGAGCACTGCTGGTTCAATCCAACGACCCCAAATCCTGTGAAGCAGTTAGGCAAGAGGAGGTAG